The sequence CTTGGTCATAATTTGCTAACCGGGCCGCTGCCTTATTCGTTATCAAATGCTTCAAATCTTGTTGAATTCGATGTTACTGGCAGTAGTTTTACTGGGAAAATTTCTATTGATTTTGGAGGTTTGCCTAATCTATGGTGGCTGGTTTTTGCTTCTAATCCTCTAGGGATAGGGGAAGCTGGTGATTTACAGTTCTTGGATTCTCTAGCTAAttgtaaacaattaaaaatgctTGATTTGAGTGACTGCCAGTTCGAAGGTACATTACCTTATTCTGTTGGGAACTTATCAACTAATCTTGTGTCGTTAAGATTGGGAGGCAATAAACTATCAGGTGGACTAAGTGTGGGATTTGAGAACTTGGTTAACTTGACCGAAATACAGTTACAAAAGAATAGATTCACAGGTACAATTCCTACTGCTTTGGGTAATCTTTCTAAGCTTCAGTTGATGGATTTGTCGGAAAACGAGCTTTTAGGATGCATTCCTCCATCAGTGTCTAAGCTAAGTCAATTGTACTCGCTCCATCTCGAAAAAAATCACTTAAACCAAAGCATTCCTATAAGTTTtggaaattttcaatatttacaacagCTGGACCTGTCTCACAATGAACTGAGTGGCGCCATACCAGGAAATGTGATGAGTCTTTCCTCTCTAACATTGTCACTGAATCTAGCTCACAACCAATTATCCGGCTTGTTGCCCTCTCAAGTGGGAGGATTGAAAAATCTTGAATATTTGGATGTTTCTGAAAACGAGTTATCTGGTGAAATTCCTAGTAGTATTGGTGGTTGCGTGTCTTTGGAACGCCTTAACATGGCCGGAAATTCGTTTCAGGGTCCTATTCCATCTTCTTTTAGTTCTCTGAGAGGTCTAGAGTATTTGAATCTTTCATGCAACCACTTATCTGGTCAAATTCCTGAATTTCTTCAAAGTCTTTCTTTGAAGAATTTGAATCTGTCTTTCAACCAATTGGAGGGTAAGATACCAACAGAAGGAATATTTAGAAATGCATCTTCATTCTCTGTCATTGGCAATAATAAGCTTTGTGGGGGTATACCAGATTTGCACTTAGCCACATGCCCAGAGAATAAGTTTGACAAAAGAAAGCTTCATAGACGTCTTGAGCTCATGATCCCTTTACTTTCCGGGCTTCTGGCACTGGTTTTGATATTTTCTCTTCTCATTATACGTCGTTCAAGGAAAAAACACCAAGAGACTTCCCCTGAGTTTTCGTCAGAATTCAGAATGTTCTCTAAAGTTTCTTATGAGTCTCTGTATAAAGCCACGGATGGATTTTCGTCAGCAAATATGGTTGGTTCTGGCAGCTTTGGAATCGTGTACAAAGGAATACTCGAACCGGATGAAATGCCTGTTGCAGTGAAAGTATTTCATCTTAATAATCGCGGGAATTTGAGGAGCTTCATGTCTGAATGTAGAACCTTAAGAAACATCAGGCATCGAAATCTTGTCAAGATCTATACTTCCTGTTCGACGTTGGATTTTTCAGGACATGAATTTAAAGCATTAGTTTACGAGTTTATGCCCAATGGAAGTTTGGAGAGCTGGCTCCATGGTAATCCAACAGAGCAAAACAGAAATATCAAGATTTTAAGTCTGCGAGAGAGACTAAACATCGCCATAGATGTTTCATCTGCTCTCGATTATCTGCATCATTCTTGTCATGGAAAGATTGTTCATTGTGATCTGAAGCCGAGCAATATACTTCTAGACGAAAAGATGATGGCTCATGTGGGAGATTTTGGCCTCGCAAAGTTCATTTCAGACGCCTCGAACAAATCTCGTCCAACTAGCAGTTCAGCTGGACTTAGAGGAACTATTGGTTATGTTGCACCAGGTAATGCTAAAATCCCAATTAGTACTTACCAATCTTTCTTCAAAATCGACTAGTTCTATAGTTTTATCTTACAGAATATGGCATGGGCAGCAAGTATACACCCGAAGGAGATGTCTATAGTTTTGGAATTCTTTTGCTAGAGTTGTTTACTGGTAAAAGACCTACGGATAATGCCTTTAACAAGGGAATGAACCTCCATAGTTTCGCGAAGACAGCGTTTCCTGATAGAGTGAAAGACATTTTAGAGCCCGCGATAGCTCCAACGAGTGGAAAAGATGAAGAGGAGAGAAACACCACAGACTATGATAGTAACGCAGAAAAAGCAAAGCTAGATCAAGAGCTAGAGTGTTTGGTCTCCATCATCAGGATTGGGGTGGCTTGCTCGGTGGAATCGCCTTCACAACGGATGGATATTGCTGATGCTGTGAAGGAACTGCAATTGATCCGAGACATTCTTCTTGCATCCAGCATCATTAATGGGTGCTCTTCAAGCGGGTAAAACTTCACTACTGCTTGTTTCGGTGAAATCCGACAACATTTTCCGATTCATGAAATGGGATCGAGCCTTTGTCGCTGACTTTTGTTTGCCTGTTTGGTATCAGGAGCCTGAGATTTGGAGGTTCTTCAAGCCGTTCCGCCACAAGCAACTGGCAAAATGTTTTATGACGGGATCATCGCCTAATCGTTCGTGTATGAACTTCATGCATCACTCAAACTACATCTTCTGCTAAGCAGTTTGATCCGACTGCTTGCTGCTAATATACGTAACCAAGATCTATCGCATGAAGTACCTGTCATTTCAAATGGCATTCGTTTTCATAATAAGAACATGATCATTGGCCGGCAGATCAATCTGTTTTTAGCCTTCATAATTTAGAAACATTTGTTCTACGTTCTTGATGGTTTATCTAACTGATTCTGCAAAATTAAGATTTATATTTCCAAGGTAATTACTATCGAAGTTTATATTAAAACacaatattccaagaatttatgATTCATAATGGATCTTCACAGCAGTTAAAGTCCTGCTATAACGTGCAAAAATGCCATTTATGAGATTTAAGAAAATGTATTATTACATCAAGTTCTCCACATTTCTATGATTTTCCGATGATTTAATGAAGATGTGAGACGGATCATTGATTTTAATAATCTTGGTCCACTTTAACAGTGAAGTGTACTACTGATCATTAAAACTCGTTTTCTTTGATTTAAATGAACTAAAAATTGTGGTAtgttatttaagtttttttaaaaatatatattttttaaattttatttcgaaTATATCTTTTTCTGTAAATATAATCAAAGAGAATCCATTGGCCTTCATCTGATCCTATTCAATATGTTTGATGGATACAcaagtttgaattttaaaaaataaatcttgtttattaaaataaacaGGAATTACAATAGGTCGGATTTAAAATCGACAATGTATTAAACCCGCCCTGTTCGGGACAGGACTAGACCCGGTAAACAGGTTTAAAAGTGGGTCTGGGGCGGGTGATGGTTTTTAATGAACCCACCCTGTatgtatatttaaaaaaatatttataatttacattaatattgaattaattttctttttaaaatgaaGATATAAATTCCTAGGCTTtaacttgtaataattatatatattttttttctaatttattattaaaatgttatGATTATGATGTAATTTGATAATGTATtaatttttgaacttttttgTTTTGCAGTTAGTAGAATTGAAAATATGTATGATATTTACCGGGTTTATGGCTCTAACCCGAATCAGACCCAGACCAAACCTGCTTCGTTAAGTACATCCATAAAAATAACATTACAATAGgtagtattatatatatatatatattttttatctgAATAAGtcatttttgttaaataaatgtCGAGAAAATGTCATATATTTAAATCTCAAATTCTATGTCATTACTTTGTTTAAATGATCCTTCGTGTTGTTGAAAATTTCTAATCAGCAGCTTACACAAAAAGTCTTAATCTTTTTGGTCAATAAACTTAAGTAGACGATAATCATTCCTCAAGCCAAATTCATGAAGTGTCTTGGGATTAACAAAATGTAGATTGTATAGATAAtcacaattaatttttattcaattactTGGGGAATCGGGCACTGATCTAAATAAAATCTATTGTAATCCTCTAATTAATGAAACTTCGAAGTTCACACGACTagacaaatataaataaaaatcttaattaagACGTGCATTAAAGTATTATTAGCTAAAGTACATTATACATTAATGTTTCCATGTTCATTTGACTTAAGTGGCCTATTTAATGCAGTCTTTTCCataggaaaaatattatttcacacATTCATGTAtgcataattttcaaattaattttaaaatgatgaaaatcaATGATAAGtcgttatatatttttaatataaaaaatagagATTAGAATGGGAATTGTATTGGAAGTTTTACAAATTCAAAAGATTGGATAAGGATAGAGAGGGGTATTTACAAATACAAATCGCTAAAAGCTTCctctaataatttttataaaagaaaaaaaatagtatacatgcataaaatgcatgtttagcatttcaataaataaataaataaattggatTTCCCACGAGATATTTTGTAGAATCattaaattgaataaaatatatatatactaaataaaaaacttttttaaaaaaaaataaaagatccaCAGATTTTTTTATCTCTGATATTGATAATATATGCAAATATAAGTAATTTTTATGATATGAATCAGCCATTTTTTTATGCGGGTGTC comes from Primulina huaijiensis isolate GDHJ02 chromosome 2, ASM1229523v2, whole genome shotgun sequence and encodes:
- the LOC140971090 gene encoding uncharacterized protein isoform X1, whose product is MASMPFKFLTIFYFFLFFFTALSSTSVTQGRSNETDRLALLAIKAEITHDPYKILTSWNGSVHFCKWDGVICGSLHQRIVTLNLASLELVGTLSPYVGNLTFLAGINLELNNFHGEIPPEIGGLSRLRHLNLTNNSFSGEIPANLSGCSSLELLRLGWNKLTGNVPAQLGTLQNLQRFQLHFNNFTGEIPERFGNLSSIRSLSFAANNFQGSIPAVLGKLKTLSFLGLGVNRFDGMIPVEIFNLSSLVTLSVPYNQLEGILPLDLGYNLPNLQVLNLGHNLLTGPLPYSLSNASNLVEFDVTGSSFTGKISIDFGGLPNLWWLVFASNPLGIGEAGDLQFLDSLANCKQLKMLDLSDCQFEGTLPYSVGNLSTNLVSLRLGGNKLSGGLSVGFENLVNLTEIQLQKNRFTGTIPTALGNLSKLQLMDLSENELLGCIPPSVSKLSQLYSLHLEKNHLNQSIPISFGNFQYLQQLDLSHNELSGAIPGNVMSLSSLTLSLNLAHNQLSGLLPSQVGGLKNLEYLDVSENELSGEIPSSIGGCVSLERLNMAGNSFQGPIPSSFSSLRGLEYLNLSCNHLSGQIPEFLQSLSLKNLNLSFNQLEGKIPTEGIFRNASSFSVIGNNKLCGGIPDLHLATCPENKFDKRKLHRRLELMIPLLSGLLALVLIFSLLIIRRSRKKHQETSPEFSSEFRMFSKVSYESLYKATDGFSSANMVGSGSFGIVYKGILEPDEMPVAVKVFHLNNRGNLRSFMSECRTLRNIRHRNLVKIYTSCSTLDFSGHEFKALVYEFMPNGSLESWLHGNPTEQNRNIKILSLRERLNIAIDVSSALDYLHHSCHGKIVHCDLKPSNILLDEKMMAHVGDFGLAKFISDASNKSRPTSSSAGLRGTIGYVAPEYGMGSKYTPEGDVYSFGILLLELFTGKRPTDNAFNKGMNLHSFAKTAFPDRVKDILEPAIAPTSGKDEEERNTTDYDSNAEKAKLDQELECLVSIIRIGVACSVESPSQRMDIADAVKELQLIRDILLASSIINGCSSSGSLRFGGSSSRSATSNWQNVL
- the LOC140971090 gene encoding uncharacterized protein isoform X2 — translated: MASMPFKFLTIFYFFLFFFTALSSTSVTQGRSNETDRLALLAIKAEITHDPYKILTSWNGSVHFCKWDGVICGSLHQRIVTLNLASLELVGTLSPYVGNLTFLAGINLELNNFHGEIPPEIGGLSRLRHLNLTNNSFSGEIPANLSGCSSLELLRLGWNKLTGNVPAQLGTLQNLQRFQLHFNNFTGEIPERFGNLSSIRSLSFAANNFQGSIPAVLGKLKTLSFLGLGVNRFDGMIPVEIFNLSSLVTLSVPYNQLEGILPLDLGYNLPNLQVLNLGHNLLTGPLPYSLSNASNLVEFDVTGSSFTGKISIDFGGLPNLWWLVFASNPLGIGEAGDLQFLDSLANCKQLKMLDLSDCQFEGTLPYSVGNLSTNLVSLRLGGNKLSGGLSVGFENLVNLTEIQLQKNRFTGTIPTALGNLSKLQLMDLSENELLGCIPPSVSKLSQLYSLHLEKNHLNQSIPISFGNFQYLQQLDLSHNELSGAIPGNVMSLSSLTLSLNLAHNQLSGLLPSQVGGLKNLEYLDVSENELSGEIPSSIGGCVSLERLNMAGNSFQGPIPSSFSSLRGLEYLNLSCNHLSGQIPEFLQSLSLKNLNLSFNQLEGKIPTEGIFRNASSFSVIGNNKLCGGIPDLHLATCPENKFDKRKLHRRLELMIPLLSGLLALVLIFSLLIIRRSRKKHQETSPEFSSEFRMFSKVSYESLYKATDGFSSANMVGSGSFGIVYKGILEPDEMPVAVKVFHLNNRGNLRSFMSECRTLRNIRHRNLVKIYTSCSTLDFSGHEFKALVYEFMPNGSLESWLHGNPTEQNRNIKILSLRERLNIAIDVSSALDYLHHSCHGKIVHCDLKPSNILLDEKMMAHVGDFGLAKFISDASNKSRPTSSSAGLRGTIGYVAPEYGMGSKYTPEGDVYSFGILLLELFTGKRPTDNAFNKGMNLHSFAKTAFPDRVKDILEPAIAPTSGKDEEERNTTDYDSNAEKAKLDQELECLVSIIRIGVACSVESPSQRMDIADAVKELQLIRDILLASSIINGCSSSGLRFGGSSSRSATSNWQNVL